A window of Bacteroidota bacterium contains these coding sequences:
- a CDS encoding FAD-binding oxidoreductase, producing MDIIQGLQQILPEERIKSRLIDRVSYASDAGFYYLLPKAIVQPVSEEEIRLLFNFSHNSKTPLVFRTGGSSLSGQSITDGILVDLSRFWNRIKIEEEGKKVRVQPGITGAMVNAYLKKYKTKIGPDPSSISAAMMGGILSNNSSGMCCGVKYNSYHTAKHIRFILPDGKIFTTEKETDYKNFEIECPELFTELKSLRNEIRANQSLHDKIRFKYKTKNTVGYSLNAFLDYDHPFDIFAHLLIGAEGTLAFIAEAVMQTIPDLPCKSTSLLFFPDIYSACKAIIPLINSGAEMVELMDRASLRAVENMKGIDPFVKTLQETAAALLIEFQEQTTEKLESRVGNFLQYSNQLSLLNKPEFTSDPEQINFLWKVRKGLFPAVGAVRASGTTVILEDIAFPLETLGDAILDLQTSFKKYEYDNAIIFGHAKDGNIHFVVTQAFDTATEIERYDRFMREVVEIVVTKYNGTLKAEHGTGRNMAPFVETEWGGDAYRIMKRIKAAADPFNLLNPGVIINEDKEVHIKNLKLLPPVEEEVDKCIECGYCEHKCPSRDLTLTPRRRIVVRRALVQLKNAGEQNDYKELLKQYQYDGLDTCAVDGMCATACPVDINTGDLVKRLRRENHSSLSNSVALFVAKNFGLVERTTRFALKAGTGFNKFAGKKAMFHLTKGIRKIIPSFPLWTEQLGSPPSLKSLKNKFAISAINDSIVYFPGCISRLMGVSADGKKNIMETFLSVSEKAGVNVIIANNIIGTCCGQIYSSKGYGKAFQFTANKIIDHLWKITGTGKYPVVMDISSCTYTLQHLRPVLTQDNKERFDGLRIIDSIDYLHDYILPKNLSVQKKKSIVLHPVCSLQKMGIENKFLKIASCFSENVSVPKTAGCCGMAGDRGFLFPELTASATSAEADEVKNATYEGYYSSTKTCEMAMSEAVGKNYESVLYLVDATLI from the coding sequence ATGGACATTATACAAGGCCTGCAACAAATACTCCCTGAAGAAAGAATTAAGTCGCGGCTTATCGACAGGGTATCCTATGCTTCGGATGCAGGATTCTATTATCTTTTACCAAAAGCAATCGTGCAGCCTGTAAGTGAAGAAGAAATCAGATTGCTTTTTAATTTTTCTCATAATTCTAAAACTCCGCTGGTATTCCGTACGGGTGGCAGCAGTTTATCCGGCCAGTCTATTACAGATGGTATTCTTGTTGACCTGAGCCGGTTCTGGAACAGGATAAAAATTGAAGAAGAAGGAAAGAAAGTAAGAGTGCAGCCGGGTATTACCGGCGCCATGGTAAATGCATACCTGAAAAAATATAAGACCAAGATCGGCCCCGATCCTTCCAGTATCAGCGCTGCTATGATGGGTGGTATACTTTCCAACAATTCAAGTGGTATGTGCTGTGGAGTGAAATACAATTCCTATCATACAGCAAAACATATCCGTTTTATTTTACCTGATGGAAAAATATTTACAACTGAAAAAGAAACTGACTATAAGAATTTTGAAATTGAATGCCCGGAGCTTTTCACTGAATTAAAAAGTCTTCGTAATGAAATAAGGGCAAATCAATCGCTTCATGACAAAATCCGTTTTAAATACAAAACAAAAAACACAGTTGGTTATTCACTGAATGCATTTTTAGACTATGATCATCCTTTTGACATATTTGCTCATCTCCTTATCGGTGCAGAAGGCACACTGGCCTTTATTGCTGAAGCTGTAATGCAAACTATTCCTGATCTGCCATGCAAATCAACTTCGCTTTTATTTTTCCCTGATATTTATTCTGCCTGCAAAGCAATCATTCCCCTAATAAATTCCGGCGCTGAAATGGTGGAATTAATGGACCGTGCATCTTTGCGTGCAGTTGAAAATATGAAAGGCATTGATCCCTTCGTAAAAACTTTGCAGGAAACAGCTGCTGCTTTACTCATCGAATTCCAGGAACAAACAACTGAAAAATTAGAATCAAGAGTCGGTAATTTTCTTCAATATTCAAACCAGCTTTCATTATTAAATAAACCTGAATTCACCAGCGACCCGGAGCAAATAAATTTTTTATGGAAGGTTCGTAAAGGATTGTTTCCTGCCGTAGGAGCAGTACGTGCCAGCGGCACTACAGTTATATTAGAAGATATTGCTTTCCCGCTTGAAACATTAGGAGATGCGATACTTGACTTACAAACCTCTTTCAAAAAATACGAATATGACAATGCTATCATTTTCGGCCACGCAAAAGATGGCAATATTCATTTTGTAGTTACACAGGCTTTTGATACGGCTACAGAGATAGAACGCTATGATCGTTTTATGCGTGAAGTAGTTGAGATAGTAGTAACAAAATATAACGGAACATTAAAAGCCGAACACGGCACCGGCCGGAATATGGCGCCATTTGTAGAAACAGAATGGGGTGGCGATGCTTATAGAATTATGAAACGCATCAAAGCCGCAGCCGACCCTTTTAACCTGCTGAATCCCGGCGTCATAATTAATGAAGACAAAGAAGTACATATAAAAAATCTGAAGCTACTACCGCCTGTTGAAGAAGAAGTAGATAAATGTATCGAGTGTGGCTATTGTGAACATAAATGTCCCAGTCGTGATCTTACACTGACGCCAAGAAGAAGAATTGTTGTACGTCGTGCATTGGTACAATTAAAAAATGCCGGTGAACAAAATGATTACAAAGAACTGCTGAAGCAATACCAGTATGACGGGCTTGATACCTGTGCAGTAGATGGTATGTGTGCAACAGCTTGCCCCGTTGATATTAATACCGGCGACCTTGTTAAACGTCTAAGAAGAGAAAATCATTCTTCATTGTCTAATAGCGTTGCTTTGTTTGTTGCAAAAAATTTTGGACTTGTAGAAAGAACAACAAGGTTTGCATTAAAAGCAGGAACGGGTTTCAATAAGTTTGCCGGTAAGAAGGCGATGTTTCACTTAACAAAAGGAATACGGAAGATCATTCCATCGTTTCCATTATGGACAGAACAATTAGGTTCTCCCCCATCTTTAAAATCCTTAAAAAATAAATTTGCTATTTCGGCAATCAATGATTCGATCGTTTATTTTCCTGGATGTATTTCCCGGCTAATGGGTGTATCTGCCGATGGAAAGAAAAATATTATGGAAACATTTTTAAGTGTTTCTGAAAAAGCTGGTGTGAATGTGATCATTGCTAATAATATCATCGGTACCTGTTGCGGTCAGATATATTCATCCAAAGGATATGGGAAAGCATTTCAATTTACGGCGAACAAAATTATTGATCATCTGTGGAAGATAACTGGCACAGGTAAATATCCGGTAGTGATGGATATCAGTTCTTGTACTTACACATTACAACATCTTCGACCTGTACTTACGCAAGACAATAAAGAACGATTCGATGGCTTACGCATCATAGATAGTATTGATTATTTGCATGATTACATTCTTCCTAAAAATCTATCGGTACAAAAAAAGAAAAGCATTGTATTACACCCGGTTTGTTCATTACAGAAAATGGGTATTGAAAATAAATTTTTAAAGATCGCTTCCTGCTTTTCAGAAAATGTTAGTGTTCCTAAAACAGCAGGCTGTTGCGGTATGGCCGGCGACAGAGGTTTTCTTTTCCCTGAATTGACTGCATCGGCAACCTCAGCCGAGGCAGATGAAGTAAAGAATGCAACATATGAAGGTTATTATTCTTCTACAAAAACCTGTGAAATGGCAATGAGTGAAGCGGTCGGTAAAAACTATGAATCGGTTTTGTATTTGGTAGATGCTACATTAATTTGA
- a CDS encoding DUF4062 domain-containing protein: MPRTIYISSVFSEFKEIRKVIRQKLNENRKLYTFIGMEDYGSEDRGALDKCVEDVMSADFYILILGTSYGSKAEIDDAMKERLQKVLREDLNQELKELRSYTHWEHITAIKRKKTDKRLERKIYIKQPEGCDEFCDEVKQWRNDALVDKILCKFFSKDEELPQLLLDDLNEYIDRKSRDTKDFDLRYKCDWVEPEDFFLNNLLPQPVQCFLLHSHNRNMPANFIKRKKLDFEAKQNHVMLLELQLPRTLSDAKDVESLEKKFKTAIFKKLDDGHKFMKPDDITIPGLLGLLEQKKMKYLIITWEVERNFWTKELLKPLIESFHKKCVLYNEQFNSDKQIIFFAMAKYIDDPTIAEQLFDEKVKGLSFGYVMPKLPKITKYDVLDWLEDFNIEPNPDKAEKMIAQLIEGGDQPEFEKFMSELDGPLKEMIDKSENLK; encoded by the coding sequence ATGCCTCGCACCATTTATATATCATCAGTTTTCTCTGAGTTTAAAGAGATACGTAAAGTCATTCGCCAAAAACTGAATGAGAATAGGAAGCTTTACACGTTTATAGGCATGGAAGATTATGGAAGTGAAGACCGTGGAGCCCTTGATAAATGTGTGGAAGATGTAATGAGTGCTGACTTTTACATCCTTATCCTGGGTACATCTTACGGCAGTAAAGCCGAGATTGATGATGCAATGAAAGAGAGACTTCAGAAAGTACTTAGAGAAGATCTTAACCAGGAGTTGAAGGAACTGCGCTCATATACACATTGGGAGCATATTACCGCTATAAAAAGAAAGAAAACCGATAAACGGCTGGAGCGAAAAATTTATATAAAACAGCCAGAAGGTTGTGATGAATTTTGTGATGAAGTTAAACAGTGGCGGAATGATGCACTGGTAGATAAAATACTTTGTAAGTTCTTTAGTAAAGACGAAGAACTCCCCCAGTTATTGCTTGACGATCTGAATGAATACATTGATAGAAAATCCCGTGACACAAAAGACTTCGATCTGCGGTATAAATGTGATTGGGTGGAACCAGAAGATTTTTTTCTAAACAATCTATTGCCTCAACCAGTTCAATGTTTCCTTTTGCATAGCCATAACCGGAATATGCCCGCAAATTTTATTAAAAGAAAAAAACTGGATTTTGAAGCGAAGCAGAATCATGTTATGTTACTGGAGTTGCAATTGCCCCGTACTTTATCTGACGCCAAAGATGTAGAGTCCCTGGAAAAAAAATTTAAAACAGCCATTTTTAAAAAACTGGATGACGGACATAAGTTCATGAAGCCGGATGATATTACAATACCCGGTTTGCTGGGATTACTTGAACAAAAAAAGATGAAGTACCTTATTATTACCTGGGAAGTAGAACGAAACTTCTGGACAAAGGAGTTATTAAAACCCCTGATTGAGTCCTTTCATAAAAAATGCGTTTTATATAACGAACAGTTCAACTCAGATAAGCAGATCATTTTTTTTGCTATGGCAAAATATATTGATGATCCTACTATTGCCGAACAACTTTTCGATGAAAAAGTAAAAGGATTATCCTTTGGTTATGTAATGCCCAAACTCCCAAAAATAACCAAATACGATGTACTTGACTGGTTGGAGGATTTTAATATTGAACCTAATCCTGATAAAGCTGAAAAAATGATAGCCCAATTAATTGAGGGAGGTGATCAACCGGAATTTGAAAAATTTATGTCTGAACTGGATGGCCCTTTGAAAGAGATGATTGATAAATCTGAAAATTTAAAATAA
- a CDS encoding cupin domain-containing protein — MTQHNADYWIKHLQLQPHPEGGAYARIYTADLIIPRSSLPENFSGDRNSCTHIYYLLRQNDFSAFHRIRSDELWHFYDGDTLCIYEINKQGELTEHRLGKNPENGESPFCVIKSGNWFASRLKTGSSYALVGCTVSPGFDFADFEMGDRVKLTKQYPQHKELIVSLTR, encoded by the coding sequence ATGACCCAGCATAACGCAGATTACTGGATAAAGCACCTGCAACTGCAACCCCATCCTGAAGGCGGGGCTTATGCAAGAATATATACTGCAGATCTGATAATTCCCCGATCATCATTGCCTGAGAATTTTTCCGGCGATAGAAATAGCTGCACACATATTTACTACCTATTGCGACAAAATGATTTCTCGGCGTTTCACCGCATACGATCCGATGAGTTATGGCATTTTTATGATGGTGATACCTTATGCATTTATGAAATAAACAAGCAAGGGGAATTGACAGAACATCGGCTTGGAAAGAATCCCGAAAATGGTGAATCTCCTTTTTGCGTTATTAAATCAGGCAACTGGTTTGCATCAAGATTGAAAACCGGAAGTAGCTATGCATTGGTGGGATGTACTGTTTCGCCGGGTTTTGATTTTGCTGATTTTGAAATGGGTGACAGAGTCAAACTGACCAAACAATATCCGCAACATAAAGAATTGATAGTTTCATTAACGAGGTGA
- a CDS encoding AAA family ATPase — protein MYELKNIRTTEDNNPADYVIADDGLSEAVKMAIWLQKPLLLTGAPGTGKTQLARRIAFDLFNLDAKELGGAAPFSKEPLQFDTKTTSASSDLYYTYDAIGHFQKRHAGDDGGNLSPHPYIKLNALGEAILQTHGKKAILANDKLSDLRGLQGFNDLADEPQSSVVLIDEIDKAPRDFPNDLLAQIEHMFFSIPELGKKINRAADKDSSARIVVFMTSNFEKNLPDAFLRRCLFYHIASPDETQLLRIVCSRMAPWLDKRKNGNNDQNGLSDTLKEKFKTVIKKFEEYKLQMVDKKAATSELLEWIKVLEVEGFFKNDLDFTKLSDDQKTILKYSFPILAKSKDDLQMLVNDKILSAI, from the coding sequence ATGTATGAGTTAAAAAATATCCGGACAACAGAAGATAACAATCCGGCTGATTATGTAATTGCCGATGACGGTCTCTCCGAAGCTGTTAAGATGGCGATATGGTTACAGAAGCCTTTGTTATTAACCGGGGCACCCGGAACCGGTAAAACACAACTGGCCAGGAGGATTGCATTCGACTTATTTAACCTGGATGCAAAAGAGCTCGGCGGAGCCGCACCTTTTTCAAAAGAACCTTTGCAGTTTGATACAAAAACGACTTCAGCATCCTCTGATCTGTATTATACTTATGATGCAATAGGGCATTTTCAAAAACGACATGCAGGTGATGATGGAGGAAATCTTTCACCACATCCTTACATTAAACTGAATGCACTGGGCGAAGCCATTTTACAAACACATGGCAAAAAAGCCATACTTGCAAATGACAAGCTCAGCGATCTCCGGGGTTTACAAGGCTTTAATGACCTTGCCGATGAGCCGCAAAGCAGTGTTGTACTGATTGATGAAATTGATAAAGCTCCCCGTGATTTTCCTAATGATCTGCTTGCACAGATCGAGCATATGTTTTTTAGCATTCCTGAGTTAGGTAAAAAAATAAACCGTGCAGCTGATAAAGATTCGTCTGCCCGCATTGTTGTTTTTATGACAAGCAATTTTGAAAAAAATCTTCCGGATGCATTCTTACGTCGCTGTTTATTTTATCATATTGCCTCACCGGATGAAACACAACTATTACGGATCGTTTGTAGCAGGATGGCGCCATGGCTGGATAAAAGAAAGAATGGGAATAATGATCAAAATGGATTGAGTGATACACTTAAGGAAAAATTCAAAACAGTGATCAAAAAATTTGAGGAATATAAATTACAGATGGTTGATAAAAAGGCGGCCACTTCGGAGTTGCTGGAATGGATAAAAGTGCTGGAGGTGGAAGGCTTTTTTAAGAATGATCTTGACTTTACTAAGCTTTCTGATGATCAGAAAACGATTCTTAAATACTCTTTTCCCATCCTTGCAAAAAGTAAAGATGATTTACAAATGCTCGTCAATGATAAAATATTGTCTGCTATATAA
- a CDS encoding L-serine ammonia-lyase: MSHEAISVFDILKIGVGPSSSHTLGPWRAAQKFVQSISDKNLLQQVTTVRVLLYGSLAKTGKGHGTDIAVQLGLCGEDPVTFDVNAINSRIADIASMKEILLGGLHEVQFDPHNDIEFLFSESLPFHPNAVTFLAECRNGEAISETFYSIGGGFVVKEGEEKGSLADVQLPFPVNNANDLLHWCMKTGMSISEVVMENETAWRGEKETRDGMLNIWNVMRDCIYRGCHTEGILPGGLNVKRRAAELNKKLLSGKKYNDYDDWMAAIRAGGNSFKYTLDWVSCFALAVNEENASFGRVVTAPTNGAAGVIPAVLQYHIIFGDGNTDDKIIRFLMTAAEIGSIFKKGATLSAAMGGCQAEIGVSSAMAAAALAESMGGTQKQVMMAAEIAMEHHLGLTCDPIGGLVQVPCIERNTMGAIKAITAAQLALQGSPDYAKVSLDAVIKTMWDTAKDMDHKYKETADGGLAINVPLSLPEC, encoded by the coding sequence TTGTCACACGAAGCCATTTCAGTTTTTGATATTCTTAAAATAGGTGTGGGACCATCCAGTTCGCATACGCTTGGCCCATGGAGGGCTGCGCAAAAATTTGTTCAGTCTATTTCAGACAAGAACTTATTACAGCAGGTAACTACAGTCCGTGTATTATTGTATGGTTCACTGGCAAAAACCGGCAAAGGCCATGGTACAGATATAGCAGTTCAATTAGGCTTATGCGGCGAGGATCCTGTAACCTTTGATGTTAATGCGATCAACAGCCGTATTGCTGATATCGCATCCATGAAAGAGATCCTGCTGGGAGGTTTGCATGAAGTACAATTTGATCCCCATAATGATATTGAATTTTTATTCAGCGAATCATTGCCCTTTCATCCGAATGCAGTTACATTTTTAGCCGAGTGCAGAAATGGCGAAGCCATCTCAGAAACTTTTTACAGTATAGGTGGTGGGTTTGTAGTAAAAGAGGGAGAGGAGAAAGGTTCTTTAGCCGATGTACAGTTGCCATTCCCTGTGAATAATGCGAATGATCTATTGCATTGGTGTATGAAAACCGGCATGTCGATAAGTGAAGTGGTAATGGAAAACGAAACGGCCTGGCGCGGCGAAAAAGAAACCCGTGATGGAATGCTAAATATCTGGAATGTGATGCGTGACTGTATTTACCGTGGCTGTCATACAGAAGGTATCTTACCGGGTGGATTGAATGTAAAACGTCGGGCAGCAGAGTTGAATAAAAAATTATTAAGCGGTAAAAAATATAATGACTATGATGACTGGATGGCTGCCATCCGTGCCGGTGGCAATTCTTTTAAATATACGTTAGATTGGGTAAGTTGTTTTGCTTTGGCGGTAAATGAAGAGAACGCATCTTTTGGTCGTGTTGTAACAGCACCAACCAATGGAGCTGCCGGCGTTATACCCGCAGTTTTACAATACCATATAATTTTTGGTGATGGCAATACGGATGATAAGATCATTCGCTTTCTCATGACAGCGGCCGAGATCGGAAGTATTTTTAAAAAAGGCGCAACACTTTCCGCAGCAATGGGTGGCTGCCAGGCAGAGATTGGTGTATCATCGGCAATGGCTGCAGCTGCATTGGCCGAGAGCATGGGCGGTACACAGAAACAGGTTATGATGGCTGCAGAGATCGCCATGGAACATCATCTTGGTCTTACTTGCGATCCGATTGGAGGATTAGTACAGGTGCCTTGTATCGAACGAAATACAATGGGTGCCATAAAAGCAATTACTGCTGCACAGCTAGCATTGCAGGGTTCTCCCGATTATGCAAAAGTTTCTCTTGATGCTGTAATAAAAACCATGTGGGATACTGCAAAGGATATGGATCACAAATACAAAGAAACGGCTGATGGCGGCCTGGCAATAAATGTACCGCTTAGCTTGCCGGAATGCTGA
- a CDS encoding peptidylprolyl isomerase, translated as MTRKLLVFLIFSVVFLQFSCLKTNKDCEFKPCEFVAPAAESQEVSAYLGANGLPGTKHCSGMYYNISNPGTGKSPDGCSYVNVKYRGYTTTNPIPFDEKTTAQLINLNQVITGWRSGIPLLKEGGIMTLYVPPYLGYGTQPLKDPSGNVIIPGNSILIFDIELVTVER; from the coding sequence ATGACCCGAAAACTTTTAGTTTTTTTAATTTTTAGCGTTGTATTCCTCCAGTTTTCATGTCTTAAGACGAATAAGGATTGTGAGTTTAAGCCCTGCGAATTTGTGGCGCCTGCTGCAGAATCACAGGAAGTGAGTGCGTACCTCGGTGCAAATGGCCTCCCTGGTACAAAGCACTGCAGCGGAATGTATTATAATATCAGCAATCCAGGTACTGGCAAATCACCTGATGGTTGCTCGTATGTAAACGTAAAGTATAGAGGTTATACAACCACCAATCCCATTCCATTTGATGAAAAGACAACTGCTCAACTCATCAATCTGAATCAGGTAATAACCGGTTGGAGATCTGGTATTCCTTTATTGAAGGAAGGTGGCATAATGACGCTTTATGTTCCTCCTTATCTCGGTTATGGCACCCAGCCGTTGAAAGACCCTAGTGGTAATGTAATTATTCCAGGTAATTCTATTCTCATTTTTGATATTGAGCTTGTGACGGTTGAACGTTAA